Proteins encoded within one genomic window of Nomia melanderi isolate GNS246 chromosome 8, iyNomMela1, whole genome shotgun sequence:
- the CycK gene encoding cyclin K gives MPCWYYEKKELRNTPSIQDGIDYETECRYRKEGARFIIDTGTKMDLGYNTMATGVVYFHRFYMFHSFKNFPRYVTACCCLFLAGKVEETPKKCKDIIKTAKTLLTEQKFMTFGEDPKEEVMTLERILLQTIKFDLQVEHPYSYLLKYAKCLKGDKNKLQKMVQMAWTFVNDSLCTTLSLQWEPEIIAVALMYLAGKLSKFEVVDWNGRQPKHLRWWDMFVEDVTMDLLEDICHQVLDLYSQANNTKPPDSPPMTPSNEPCRDRTIPPPPTESASTTPNVTPGKSTKVEVPPVSSNGCPATDTSETMKPMDVPPHFPTYPANFAPNNTNYPPAFPPANVSIPPPPVNTMNHIVPPMHHIGSSGPIRPAPPAPTTTQPPFQPYPYPTNASYFPPSNPVPPAPAPRTYYPPQP, from the exons atgccaTGCTGGTATTATGAAAAAAAGGAACTAAGGAACACTCCATCCATTCAGGATGGAATTGATTATGAGACTGAATGTAGATATAGGAAAGAAGGTGCACGTTTTATCATTGACACAGGAACAAAAATGGATTTGGGATACAATACAATGGCAACTGGTGTTGTTTATTTTCATAGATTCTAtatgtttcattcatttaaaaacTTTCCTCGATAT GTAACCGCTTGTTGCTGCCTATTTCTGGCTGGCAAAGTAGAGGAAACTCCAAAAAAATGTAAGGACATCATTAAGACGGCAAAAACTTTGTTAACTGAACAAAAATTCATGACATTTGGAGAAGATCCTAAA GAAGAGGTCATGACACTGGAAAGAATCTTATTACAAACTATTAAATTCGACTTGCAAGTGGAACATCCATATAGTTACTTATTAAAATATGCCAAATGCCTTAAAG GTGATAAAAATAAGCTACAAAAAATGGTTCAAATGGCTTGGACATTTGTCAATGATAG TTTATGTACCACATTATCTCTACAGTGGGAGCCAGAAATAATTGCAGTTGCCCTTATGTATTTAGCAGGGAAACTTAGTAAATTCGAAGTGGTAGATTGGAATGGAAGGCAACCGAAACATTTGCGCTGGTGGGACATGTTCGTTGAAGATGTTACTATGGACCTGTTAGAAG atATATGTCATCAAGTATTAGATTTATATTCACAAGCTAATAACACAAAGCCACCAGATTCACCACCCATGACACCATCTAATGAACCATGTAGAGATAGAACTATACCACCACCTCCTACTGAATCTGCATCTACTACACCAAATG tTACACCAGGGAAGTCTACCAAAGTTGAAGTACCTCCAGTCTCATCAAACGGGTGTCCAGCGACAGATACTTCGGAAACAATGAAACCAATGGACGTGCCACCGCACTTCCCAACATATCCAGCTAATTTTGCGCCAAATAATACGAACTATCCACCAGCGTTTCCTCCAGCAAATGTTTCTATACCTCCACCTCCTGTGAATACAATGAATCACATTGTTCCCCCTATGCACCATATTGGTTCATCTGGTCCCATTAGACCTGCACCACCAGCTCCTACTACAACACAACCACCATTCCAACCATATCCTTATCCTACAAATGCATCGTATTTTCCTCCTAGTAATCCTGTACCACCAGCACCTGCACCGCGTACATATTACCCACCACAACCTTAA
- the PSMG1 gene encoding proteasome assembly chaperone 1, with protein MASFFGEVVFPVSRAFWEEEDENGSNGHTVSQKEFSVRWLKEKPTEMDTLILVEGEMLIEFSRQCLCQNSEEVCLVEDEDERKMCIIYQVNNGTYLCVVSPRFDVKFSGKLVDKISELILNVKCTISITCRHMSQFKCKDRPTVPSFLRMLRTKHGESISSSKEILLEQPNIVYGIAAGVLSYAEFMELPSVLYVLYTDSFVLDSVSAEPLLKLFTTMNCTLHNTTFTGENFFNKGNLYM; from the exons ATGGCAAGTTTTTTTGGTGAAGTGGTGTTTCCAGTTTCCAGAGCATTTTGGGAGGAAGAAGATGAAAATGGATCGAACGGGCATACAGTCAGtcaaaa aGAATTTTCTGTTCGATGGTTAAAAGAAAAGCCAACTGAAATGGATACGTTAATTCTGGTTGAGGGAGAAATGTTAATTG agttttctaGACAATGTTTATGCCAAAATTCGGAAGAAGTATGTCTCGTGGAGGATGAGGATGAAAGAAAGATGTGCATAATTTATCAAGTTAACAATGGAACGTATTTATGTGTTGTGTCTCCACGATTTGATGTGAAGTTTTCTGGCAAACTAGTGGACAAG aTCTCTGAACtgatattaaatgtaaaatgcaCTATTTCTATAACTTGTCGTCATATGTCACAATTTAAGTGTAAAGATAGACCAACAGTACCATCTTTTCTGAGAATGTTGAGAACAAAACATGGAGAAAGCATTTCTAGttcaaaagaaattcttttagaACAGCCAAATATTGTATACGGGATTGCAGCAGGAG TTTTGTCCTATGCTGAATTTATGGAGCTGCCATCAGTTTTATACGTGTTGTATacagacagttttgtattagATTCCGTGTCCGCAGAGCCTCTCTTAAAGTTATTTACAACAATGAACTGTACACTCCATAACACTACATTTACTGgagagaatttttttaataaaggaaATCTTTATATGTAA
- the LBR gene encoding lamin B receptor isoform X1 yields the protein MKFSEGDTVLAKYPSTSDYQKGKILSARGDQYRVQFEAGIEYIVHSTDIKANRRSRSAVRSPSRGRRSSTRNSASRRSPSKRSPKRSPSKYSPGRSPSAKRTSTRGKFARISLPRIDVSQDIPGTKNLSNTKSTIKDENFIESMPLQSRLKELGTITRRSTRLLSATIKPASDYKMELLTRSINRAVSLPIERKKQLHDLNIDGKERGLSVQRDQDLLKITNYEKEAEQDLQAIEKRKMEINMLNEPQEWGGWFGTLVLIFLAPLLIILPQLMCTQKQCKFDYPKIPKDLNSYINLKAFGTYLGFFSFVTLVSVIPIGRKVDGLQNRIGRLQYRLNGFLCAILSLLVFIVCVYTELGVTDLIINNYIQFSISGWLIGVILSILLFVKGGKAPVPNLNIQGSTNSRIYNFWQGREINPRIGSADIKICIFRSAMIAMMLINLTIVIKSIEEAESYSIEHLHISVLLIASLQVIYAMDSLFFESTILTTFEVMYEGTGYMLCTGYMLYPFLPTLITKYALVNKIKFSYLCGCPVFFFVVGYLLYRISNSQKHEFRKNPLSPAVAHLDTISTIRGKKLIVSGLWGHVRHPNYLGDIIMWWSISCVTLACDILPYYYAIMCTGLLVHRAIRDNERCKMRYGLAWEQYMSRVKYMILYRIF from the exons ATGAAGTTTTCTGAAGGAGATACAGTACTTGCCAAATACCCGAGCACGTCTGATTATCAGAAGGGTAAAATATTAAGTGCCAGAGGTGATCAGTATAGGGTGCAGTTCGAAGCTGGCATCGAGTATATTGTTCATTCAACCGATATTAAG GCTAATAGACGATCAAGAAGTGCGGTGAGATCTCCCAGTAGAGGTAGAAGAAGTTCTACTAGAAATTCAGCTAGCAGAAGATCTCCAAGTAAACGTTCACCTAAAAGATCCCCAAGTAAATATTCACCTGGAAGGTCTCCATCTGCTAAAAGAACATCAACAAGAGGTAAATTTGCAAGGATTTCCTTGCCACGAATAGATGTATCTCAAG ATATACCTGGTACTAAAAATCTTTCGAATACAAAGAGTACAATTaaagatgaaaattttattgaatcaaTGCCTCTTCAGTCTCGTTTAAAAGAATTAGGAACTATTACACGTAGGTCAACAAGATTACTTTCTGCTACAATAAAACCCGCATCAGACTATAAAATGGAACTGCTGACAAGAAGTATTAATAGAGCCGTCTCGCTTCCAATAGAAAGGAAGAAACAGCTGCACGATTTGAATATTGATGGAAAAGAGAGAGGTCTCTCAGTGCAAAGAGATCAA GATTTGTTAAAGATCACGAATTACGAAAAAGAAGCGGAACAAGATTTACAGGCAATAGAAAAGCGTAAAATGGAAATAAACATGCTTAACGAGCCGCAAGAATGGGGAGGCTGGTTCGGAACTCTTGTCCTTATATTTTTAGCGCCGTTGCTTATAATATTACCACAGTTGATGTGCACACAGAAACAGTGTAAATTTGACTATCCTAAGATACCAAAGGATCTAAACTCCTATATAAACTTAAAAGCTTTCGGAACGTACTTGGGATTTTTCTCGTTTGTTACATTAGTTTCAGTCATTCCGATCGGAAGAAAGGTTGATGGTCTTCAAAACAGAATCGGACGACTGCAATATCGTTTAAACG GATTTTTGTGTGCAATTTTATCGTTACTTGTATTTATCGTGTGTGTATATACAGAACTGGGAGTTACTGATCtcattataaacaattatatacagttttcaATCAGTGGTTGGCTTATTGGAGTAATCCTGTCGATACTATTGTTCGTTAAAGGAGGCAAAGCTCCGGTCCCAAATCTCAATATACAAGGATCCACGAACAGTCGAATCTATAACTTTTGGCAGGGACGAGAGATAAATCCACGAATTGGTTCGGCGGAtattaaaatttgcatttttcgcTCGGCCATGATAGCTATG ATGCTTATAAATTTAACCATTGTGATCAAGTCAATCGAAGAAGCAGAAAGCTACTCTATAGAACACCTTCATATAAGTGTTCTGTTAATTGCTTCGTTACAAGTAATCTATGCGATGGATTCACTATTCTTTGAGTCTACAATTTTGACGACTTTTGAAGTAATGTACGAAGGGACTGGTTACATGTTGTGTACCGGTTATATGCTATATCCATTTTTACCAACTCTTATAACAAAATATGCCCTGGTCAATAA GATAAAATTCAGTTACCTATGCGGGTGTCCTGTATTCTTCTTTGTGGTTGGATACTTACTTTATAGAATTAGCAACTCGCAGAAACATGAATTCAGAAAAAACCCTCTATCTCCGGCAGTAGCCC attTAGATACTATTTCTACCATTCGTGGTAAGAAGCTAATAGTATCTGGATTGTGGGGTCATGTAAGGCATCCAAATTACTTGGGTGATATAATTATGTGGTGGTCGATTTCATGTGTAACCCTGGCATGTGATATTCTGCCTTATTATTATGCGATTATGTGCACAGGACTTTTAGTCCACAGAGCAATAAGAGACAATGAACGTTGCAAAATGCGTTACGGGTTGGCCTGGGAACAGTACATGTCGCGTGTAAAATACATGATTTTATATCGTATATTCTAG
- the LBR gene encoding lamin B receptor isoform X2, giving the protein MKFSEGDTVLAKYPSTSDYQKGKILSARGDQYRVQFEAGIEYIVHSTDIKANRRSRSAVRSPSRGRRSSTRNSASRRSPSKRSPKRSPSKYSPGRSPSAKRTSTRDIPGTKNLSNTKSTIKDENFIESMPLQSRLKELGTITRRSTRLLSATIKPASDYKMELLTRSINRAVSLPIERKKQLHDLNIDGKERGLSVQRDQDLLKITNYEKEAEQDLQAIEKRKMEINMLNEPQEWGGWFGTLVLIFLAPLLIILPQLMCTQKQCKFDYPKIPKDLNSYINLKAFGTYLGFFSFVTLVSVIPIGRKVDGLQNRIGRLQYRLNGFLCAILSLLVFIVCVYTELGVTDLIINNYIQFSISGWLIGVILSILLFVKGGKAPVPNLNIQGSTNSRIYNFWQGREINPRIGSADIKICIFRSAMIAMMLINLTIVIKSIEEAESYSIEHLHISVLLIASLQVIYAMDSLFFESTILTTFEVMYEGTGYMLCTGYMLYPFLPTLITKYALVNKIKFSYLCGCPVFFFVVGYLLYRISNSQKHEFRKNPLSPAVAHLDTISTIRGKKLIVSGLWGHVRHPNYLGDIIMWWSISCVTLACDILPYYYAIMCTGLLVHRAIRDNERCKMRYGLAWEQYMSRVKYMILYRIF; this is encoded by the exons ATGAAGTTTTCTGAAGGAGATACAGTACTTGCCAAATACCCGAGCACGTCTGATTATCAGAAGGGTAAAATATTAAGTGCCAGAGGTGATCAGTATAGGGTGCAGTTCGAAGCTGGCATCGAGTATATTGTTCATTCAACCGATATTAAG GCTAATAGACGATCAAGAAGTGCGGTGAGATCTCCCAGTAGAGGTAGAAGAAGTTCTACTAGAAATTCAGCTAGCAGAAGATCTCCAAGTAAACGTTCACCTAAAAGATCCCCAAGTAAATATTCACCTGGAAGGTCTCCATCTGCTAAAAGAACATCAACAAGAG ATATACCTGGTACTAAAAATCTTTCGAATACAAAGAGTACAATTaaagatgaaaattttattgaatcaaTGCCTCTTCAGTCTCGTTTAAAAGAATTAGGAACTATTACACGTAGGTCAACAAGATTACTTTCTGCTACAATAAAACCCGCATCAGACTATAAAATGGAACTGCTGACAAGAAGTATTAATAGAGCCGTCTCGCTTCCAATAGAAAGGAAGAAACAGCTGCACGATTTGAATATTGATGGAAAAGAGAGAGGTCTCTCAGTGCAAAGAGATCAA GATTTGTTAAAGATCACGAATTACGAAAAAGAAGCGGAACAAGATTTACAGGCAATAGAAAAGCGTAAAATGGAAATAAACATGCTTAACGAGCCGCAAGAATGGGGAGGCTGGTTCGGAACTCTTGTCCTTATATTTTTAGCGCCGTTGCTTATAATATTACCACAGTTGATGTGCACACAGAAACAGTGTAAATTTGACTATCCTAAGATACCAAAGGATCTAAACTCCTATATAAACTTAAAAGCTTTCGGAACGTACTTGGGATTTTTCTCGTTTGTTACATTAGTTTCAGTCATTCCGATCGGAAGAAAGGTTGATGGTCTTCAAAACAGAATCGGACGACTGCAATATCGTTTAAACG GATTTTTGTGTGCAATTTTATCGTTACTTGTATTTATCGTGTGTGTATATACAGAACTGGGAGTTACTGATCtcattataaacaattatatacagttttcaATCAGTGGTTGGCTTATTGGAGTAATCCTGTCGATACTATTGTTCGTTAAAGGAGGCAAAGCTCCGGTCCCAAATCTCAATATACAAGGATCCACGAACAGTCGAATCTATAACTTTTGGCAGGGACGAGAGATAAATCCACGAATTGGTTCGGCGGAtattaaaatttgcatttttcgcTCGGCCATGATAGCTATG ATGCTTATAAATTTAACCATTGTGATCAAGTCAATCGAAGAAGCAGAAAGCTACTCTATAGAACACCTTCATATAAGTGTTCTGTTAATTGCTTCGTTACAAGTAATCTATGCGATGGATTCACTATTCTTTGAGTCTACAATTTTGACGACTTTTGAAGTAATGTACGAAGGGACTGGTTACATGTTGTGTACCGGTTATATGCTATATCCATTTTTACCAACTCTTATAACAAAATATGCCCTGGTCAATAA GATAAAATTCAGTTACCTATGCGGGTGTCCTGTATTCTTCTTTGTGGTTGGATACTTACTTTATAGAATTAGCAACTCGCAGAAACATGAATTCAGAAAAAACCCTCTATCTCCGGCAGTAGCCC attTAGATACTATTTCTACCATTCGTGGTAAGAAGCTAATAGTATCTGGATTGTGGGGTCATGTAAGGCATCCAAATTACTTGGGTGATATAATTATGTGGTGGTCGATTTCATGTGTAACCCTGGCATGTGATATTCTGCCTTATTATTATGCGATTATGTGCACAGGACTTTTAGTCCACAGAGCAATAAGAGACAATGAACGTTGCAAAATGCGTTACGGGTTGGCCTGGGAACAGTACATGTCGCGTGTAAAATACATGATTTTATATCGTATATTCTAG
- the LOC116423902 gene encoding heat shock factor 2-binding protein, which translates to MKIMYIETKFNRVKMESNEQEDEINLKDEEVFLDSVEDTLITVQNSVHNFIKDVPRAMADIGLDLDLEKLSLENGQRIEELIQSLPKSLNERLVKEREEKNKIAELELQCERLRAQLDQQAEANKNAQEEIAYLKEQMLNQSAYCTSLGAVLGNLTWRASRFPEIVDVWLSAFQHKIGEFLLITDGSFLAFVKAYRAAFPPTSNAEYQFIIALLGIVTNISASPEGREFLISNPNGKDFVQKIVSLMPTLPLSQGSLSLKKLMLMTLYNVSVNETGLLHLIESRVGDTLGHYLRNDSLPDEVQLLCLRVLHSITYGLTNPKYIQDLLTSLPIEKIEEIAGSGKNEASTFARQVVKHLRDSRKYLSPN; encoded by the exons ATGAAAATTATGTACATCGAGACAAAATTCAATCGAGTAAAGATGGAGTCAAATGAGCAAgaagatgaaataaatttgaaagacGAGGAAGTATTTTTG GATTCCGTGGAGGACACGTTGATCACCGTGCAAAACAGCGTCCACAACTTCATAAAAGATGTTCCTCGGGCAATGGCTGATATCGGGCTGGATCTTGATCTGGAAAAGTTGTCTTTGGAAAATGGTCAAAGGATAGAGGAGCTCATTCAATCTCTGCCGAAGTCGTTGAACGAACGATTGGTCAAGGAAAGAG AAGAGAAGAACAAAATTGCGGAGTTAGAGTTGCAATGCGAACGATTGCGTGCCCAATTGGATCAGCAAGCGGAGGCGAATAAAAACGCTCAAGAGGAAATAGCGTACCTGAAAGAACAA ATGCTGAATCAGAGCGCGTACTGCACGAGTTTGGGGGCAGTTCTGGGTAACCTCACGTGGCGAGCGTCCAGGTTTCCCGAAATCGTCGATGTCTGGCTCTCCGCG TTTCAGCACAAGATCGGCGAGTTCCTATTGATAACGGACGGAAGCTTCCTGGCGTTCGTAAAAGCCTACCGGGCCGCGTTCCCTCCGACCAGCAACGCCGAATATCAGTTCATAATCGCGTTGCTGGGCATCGTGACGAACATATCCGCGAGCCCCGAAGGGCGTGAATTTCTAATCAGCAACCCGAACGGCAAGGACTTCGTGCAGAAGATAGTGAGCCTGATGCCAACTCTGCCGCTGTCGCAGGGTTCCCTTTCTTTGAAGAA GCTGATGCTGATGACATTGTACAACGTCAGCGTGAATGAAACCGGTTTGCTGCACCTGATCGAATCCCGAGTAGGAGACACCCTCGGCCATTATCTGAGGAACGACTCGCTGCCGGACGAGGTTCAGTTGCTCTGCCTGCGCGTCCTGCACTCCATCACGTACGGCCTCACCAATCCGAAATACATACAGGACCTGCTGACCAGCCTGCCGATCGAGAAGATAGAGGAGATCGCCGGCTCGGGCAAGAACGAGGCGAGCACCTTCGCCAGACAAGTCGTCAAACACCTGAGGGACTCGCGGAAATACTTGAGTCCGAATTGA